In Leguminivora glycinivorella isolate SPB_JAAS2020 chromosome 11, LegGlyc_1.1, whole genome shotgun sequence, a single window of DNA contains:
- the LOC125230950 gene encoding RNA-binding protein lark isoform X3, giving the protein MPGAGTFKIFVGNLSDKTTDADLRPLFEKFGTVVECDIVRNYGFVHMENEQQGREAIQNLNGELVHGQAIKIEAAKSRKAPTTPTTKIFVGNLTDKTRAPEVRELFQKFGAVVECDIVRNYGFVHLDATGDVNEAIKELNGMMVDGQPMKVQMSTSRVRQRPGMGDPEQCYRCGRGGHWSKECPKAMGPDRNGFRDRAFGRDPYPPPPPPPFLRDRMMGGFGDPYDGYYDRSRFDSPRDLFERRYPVGGSRELGLGASRARGDFASPPLRREPMPPMPSLPPMRSSMGSMRMYEDFSRDTFDDRRPGMRGPSPSRRYAPY; this is encoded by the exons ATGCCGGGCGCCGGTACTTTCAAAATCTTCGTCGGGAATCTATCCGATAAAACCACGGACGCCGATCTCAGGCCGCTGTTCGAAAAGTTCGGTACGGTCGTAGAATGCGATATCGTCAGAAATTACGGTTTCGTGCATATGGAAAACGAGCAACAGGGACGCGAAGCCATTCAGAACCTTAACGGCGAGCTAGTTCACGGACAGGCAATCAAAATAGAGGCGGCCAAGAGCCGCAAGGCCCCGACGACACCGACCACTAAAATATTCGTTGGTAACTTGACGGACAAGACGCGCGCGCCCGAAGTCCGCGAGCTGTTTCAGAAGTTCGGCGCGGTGGTGGAATGCGATATCGTTCGTAACTACGGTTTCGTGCACCTGGACGCGACGGGCGACGTGAACGAGGCCATCAAAGAGCTAAACGGCATGATGGTGGACGGTCAGCCGATGAAGGTGCAAATGTCGACGTCGCGCGTACGCCAGCGGCCCGGCATGGGCGACCCCGAGCAGTGCTACCGCTGCGGCCGCGGCGGCCACTGGTCCAAGGAGTGCCCCAAGGCCATGGGGCCCGACCGCAACGGTTTCCGCGACCGCGCCTTCGGCCGCGACCCCTACccgcccccgccgccgccgccgttcCTCCGCGATCGCATGATGGGAGGATTTGGG GATCCGTACGATGGATACTACGACCGCAGCCGCTTCGACTCGCCGCGCGACCTGTTCGAGCGCCGCTACCCAGTGGGAGGGTCGCGTGAGCTAGGGCTGGGCGCGTCGCGCGCGCGCGGAGACTTCGCGTCGCCGCCGCTGCGCCGCGAGCCGATGCCGCCGATGCCGAGCCTCCCACCGATGCGCTCCAGCATGGGATCTATGAG
- the LOC125230950 gene encoding RNA-binding protein lark isoform X2, which translates to MPGAGTFKIFVGNLSDKTTDADLRPLFEKFGTVVECDIVRNYGFVHMENEQQGREAIQNLNGELVHGQAIKIEAAKSRKAPTTPTTKIFVGNLTDKTRAPEVRELFQKFGAVVECDIVRNYGFVHLDATGDVNEAIKELNGMMVDGQPMKVQMSTSRVRQRPGMGDPEQCYRCGRGGHWSKECPKAMGPDRNGFRDRAFGRDPYPPPPPPPFLRDRMMGGFGDPYDGYYDRSRFDSPRDLFERRYPVGGSRELGLGASRARGDFASPPLRREPMPPMPSLPPMRSSMGSMRSMYEDFSRDTFDDRRPGMRGPSPSRRYAPY; encoded by the exons ATGCCGGGCGCCGGTACTTTCAAAATCTTCGTCGGGAATCTATCCGATAAAACCACGGACGCCGATCTCAGGCCGCTGTTCGAAAAGTTCGGTACGGTCGTAGAATGCGATATCGTCAGAAATTACGGTTTCGTGCATATGGAAAACGAGCAACAGGGACGCGAAGCCATTCAGAACCTTAACGGCGAGCTAGTTCACGGACAGGCAATCAAAATAGAGGCGGCCAAGAGCCGCAAGGCCCCGACGACACCGACCACTAAAATATTCGTTGGTAACTTGACGGACAAGACGCGCGCGCCCGAAGTCCGCGAGCTGTTTCAGAAGTTCGGCGCGGTGGTGGAATGCGATATCGTTCGTAACTACGGTTTCGTGCACCTGGACGCGACGGGCGACGTGAACGAGGCCATCAAAGAGCTAAACGGCATGATGGTGGACGGTCAGCCGATGAAGGTGCAAATGTCGACGTCGCGCGTACGCCAGCGGCCCGGCATGGGCGACCCCGAGCAGTGCTACCGCTGCGGCCGCGGCGGCCACTGGTCCAAGGAGTGCCCCAAGGCCATGGGGCCCGACCGCAACGGTTTCCGCGACCGCGCCTTCGGCCGCGACCCCTACccgcccccgccgccgccgccgttcCTCCGCGATCGCATGATGGGAGGATTTGGG GATCCGTACGATGGATACTACGACCGCAGCCGCTTCGACTCGCCGCGCGACCTGTTCGAGCGCCGCTACCCAGTGGGAGGGTCGCGTGAGCTAGGGCTGGGCGCGTCGCGCGCGCGCGGAGACTTCGCGTCGCCGCCGCTGCGCCGCGAGCCGATGCCGCCGATGCCGAGCCTCCCACCGATGCGCTCCAGCATGGGATCTATGAGGTC
- the LOC125230950 gene encoding RNA-binding protein lark isoform X1, producing the protein MPGAGTFKIFVGNLSDKTTDADLRPLFEKFGTVVECDIVRNYGFVHMENEQQGREAIQNLNGELVHGQAIKIEAAKSRKAPTTPTTKIFVGNLTDKTRAPEVRELFQKFGAVVECDIVRNYGFVHLDATGDVNEAIKELNGMMVDGQPMKVQMSTSRVRQRPGMGDPEQCYRCGRGGHWSKECPKAMGPDRNGFRDRAFGRDPYPPPPPPPFLRDRMMGGFGDPYDGYYDRSRFDSPRDLFERRYPVGGSRELGLGASRARGDFASPPLRREPMPPMPSLPPMRSSMGSMRSSYDDMFSRRSPPRGPQMSRGMYEDFSRDTFDDRRPGMRGPSPSRRYAPY; encoded by the exons ATGCCGGGCGCCGGTACTTTCAAAATCTTCGTCGGGAATCTATCCGATAAAACCACGGACGCCGATCTCAGGCCGCTGTTCGAAAAGTTCGGTACGGTCGTAGAATGCGATATCGTCAGAAATTACGGTTTCGTGCATATGGAAAACGAGCAACAGGGACGCGAAGCCATTCAGAACCTTAACGGCGAGCTAGTTCACGGACAGGCAATCAAAATAGAGGCGGCCAAGAGCCGCAAGGCCCCGACGACACCGACCACTAAAATATTCGTTGGTAACTTGACGGACAAGACGCGCGCGCCCGAAGTCCGCGAGCTGTTTCAGAAGTTCGGCGCGGTGGTGGAATGCGATATCGTTCGTAACTACGGTTTCGTGCACCTGGACGCGACGGGCGACGTGAACGAGGCCATCAAAGAGCTAAACGGCATGATGGTGGACGGTCAGCCGATGAAGGTGCAAATGTCGACGTCGCGCGTACGCCAGCGGCCCGGCATGGGCGACCCCGAGCAGTGCTACCGCTGCGGCCGCGGCGGCCACTGGTCCAAGGAGTGCCCCAAGGCCATGGGGCCCGACCGCAACGGTTTCCGCGACCGCGCCTTCGGCCGCGACCCCTACccgcccccgccgccgccgccgttcCTCCGCGATCGCATGATGGGAGGATTTGGG GATCCGTACGATGGATACTACGACCGCAGCCGCTTCGACTCGCCGCGCGACCTGTTCGAGCGCCGCTACCCAGTGGGAGGGTCGCGTGAGCTAGGGCTGGGCGCGTCGCGCGCGCGCGGAGACTTCGCGTCGCCGCCGCTGCGCCGCGAGCCGATGCCGCCGATGCCGAGCCTCCCACCGATGCGCTCCAGCATGGGATCTATGAGGTCGTCGTATGATGATATGTTCAGCCGAAGGAGCCCCCCGCGAGGACCACAAATGTCCCGCGG
- the LOC125230952 gene encoding putative lipoyltransferase 2, mitochondrial: MLKVWQLGLMSYDTALQIQRAVVRKQLHCVSTGQGTWDTLLLLEHRPVYTVGIRDDTPKEEVQRLNALGAAFKKTNRGGLITFHGPGQLVAYPIINLKRFKLNVKCYVNSLEQTVINMCSELGLKGERSPHTGVWIGDNKVAAIGVHATRYITYHGTSVNCDNDLSWFKHIDPCGIKDKGVTSLTKETGEPCSIDKITPMFIKNFNEVFNCESEDLPLDDQKEILSSIYNNLLVTE, encoded by the coding sequence ATGCTGAAAGTGTGGCAGCTGGGTCTCATGAGCTACGACACGGCCCTGCAGATTCAGAGGGCGGTCGTTCGCAAACAGCTCCACTGTGTCTCCACCGGGCAAGGGACCTGGGACACGCTCCTCCTGCTAGAGCACAGACCCGTTTATACTGTGGGGATCAGAGATGACACACCGAAAGAGGAGGTACAGAGACTGAACGCCTTAGGAGCGGCCTTTAAAAAAACGAACAGAGGCGGACTGATCACTTTCCACGGACCGGGCCAGTTAGTGGCGTACCCGATCATCAACTTAAAACGCTTCAAGCTCAATGTCAAGTGTTACGTAAACAGTTTGGAGCAGACAGTCATAAACATGTGCTCAGAATTGGGGCTGAAGGGCGAAAGATCTCCGCACACCGGCGTATGGATCGGCGATAATAAGGTAGCCGCGATAGGCGTGCATGCCACCCGGTACATCACCTATCACGGCACCTCGGTCAACTGCGACAATGACTTGTCCTGGTTCAAACACATCGACCCTTGCGGCATCAAGGACAAGGGAGTCACTTCCTTGACTAAAGAAACTGGAGAACCGTGCTCAATAGATAAAATTACTCCTATGTTTATAAAGAATTTTAATGAAGTATTCAACTGTGAAAGTGAAGATCTGCCACTTGATGATCAGAAAGAAATTTTgagtagtatttataataatctaCTTGTGACCGAATAG